In a genomic window of Shouchella clausii:
- a CDS encoding ABC transporter permease: MLKSKIGAGLISFVFVIGAWQLVIWIGGYQEALLPSPLAVGRAIFSLIEDGTLFTHLQVSLFRFFIGYITAVLTGIILGLILGRTPKVWAVADPIVQVLRPVAPVAWTPFIVLWFGIGNIPAIAIIFIAAFFPVLLTTVSAVRKVPDNYLKTAINLEIRGPTLLWKVIFPASFPSIANGLHIAVGTAWIFLVAGEMVGAQSGLGYLIIDSRNALDLDFVVAGIVFIGLLGLALDKGVGSIERAILKQWGGVY; this comes from the coding sequence ATGCTAAAATCAAAAATTGGAGCTGGTTTGATTTCATTTGTGTTCGTTATAGGCGCCTGGCAACTGGTGATATGGATTGGGGGGTATCAAGAAGCTCTACTCCCCTCCCCGTTAGCGGTTGGGAGAGCCATTTTTTCTCTAATTGAGGATGGTACGCTCTTTACCCACCTCCAAGTTAGCCTCTTCCGTTTTTTTATAGGCTATATAACTGCTGTCCTTACTGGTATCATACTGGGGTTGATTCTTGGGAGAACGCCTAAAGTTTGGGCGGTTGCTGATCCTATTGTCCAAGTCCTGAGGCCCGTTGCGCCCGTTGCATGGACGCCTTTTATTGTTCTATGGTTTGGCATTGGAAATATACCGGCGATTGCCATTATTTTTATCGCTGCTTTCTTCCCAGTCTTGCTTACGACCGTCTCAGCAGTGCGCAAAGTTCCAGATAACTATTTAAAAACAGCAATCAATTTAGAAATCCGGGGGCCAACATTGCTATGGAAAGTCATTTTTCCAGCTTCCTTTCCTTCCATTGCCAACGGGCTTCATATCGCAGTCGGCACGGCATGGATTTTTCTGGTAGCAGGCGAAATGGTAGGAGCCCAGTCCGGTTTAGGCTATTTAATCATTGATTCCCGAAACGCCCTTGATTTAGATTTTGTCGTGGCAGGTATTGTTTTTATTGGCTTGTTAGGTTTGGCACTTGATAAGGGCGTGGGCTCTATTGAACGGGCAATCTTAAAACAGTGGGGAGGAGTTTATTGA
- a CDS encoding SLC13 family permease, which translates to MKQALSITWDRLWQQHTRTKSALNVFSYAQKGSSALKREAAEYEQAKQSNGGQPEPKEKKPYSRAQLVGLLLGPLLFFLTLMFFHPEGLPTEGRHVLAVTLWIATWWMTEAIPIPATSLLPLILLPITGAMEGSAVASSYGNDIIFLFLGGFFIATAMEKWNLHKRIALFIIAVIGTSTQRILLGFMAATAFLSMWVSNTAAVMMMVPMALAITAQVVETLKGQKEGRELPKFEKAMLFGVGYAGTIGGFATLIGTPPTIIFAGQVRELFGIEVSFASWMLFATPLMLVVLLFTWFYLGRIAFKTKIKELPGGREVIQSERSKLGRISYEEGIVACVFAFAAFMWITKDFFWSGDNAMIFQLPGISDGMVAIMATMFLFLIPGKASARILDWADSRDIPWGVLLLFGGGLAIAAGFQSSGLSVWLGEQLTVLDGLHMLLIIGGATLLIMMLTEITSNTATATMIMPIVASLAVAINVHPFALMAPCAIAANCAFMLPVGTPPNAIIFGTGKVKIIEMVRAGFWLNVFSTILIVLAVYMYLPIVFDIDLSVFPDSLRD; encoded by the coding sequence ATGAAACAAGCTTTATCAATCACATGGGACCGCTTATGGCAGCAACATACAAGAACCAAAAGCGCGCTTAATGTTTTTTCATATGCCCAAAAAGGGAGCAGTGCATTAAAACGAGAAGCGGCTGAGTATGAACAGGCAAAGCAAAGCAACGGGGGCCAGCCAGAGCCAAAAGAAAAAAAGCCTTATTCCCGGGCTCAGCTTGTCGGCCTTTTATTAGGTCCGCTCTTGTTTTTCCTGACGCTAATGTTCTTTCATCCAGAAGGACTGCCAACAGAAGGGCGCCATGTGCTTGCGGTCACATTATGGATTGCCACATGGTGGATGACGGAAGCGATCCCGATTCCAGCGACATCGCTTCTGCCATTAATTTTACTGCCGATCACAGGGGCAATGGAAGGCTCCGCTGTTGCTTCATCTTACGGAAATGACATTATCTTTTTATTCTTAGGTGGATTTTTTATCGCAACAGCAATGGAAAAATGGAATTTGCATAAACGCATTGCCCTCTTCATCATTGCCGTCATTGGTACGAGCACGCAGCGGATTTTGCTCGGCTTTATGGCAGCAACCGCGTTTTTGTCGATGTGGGTGTCAAACACAGCTGCTGTTATGATGATGGTGCCAATGGCACTTGCCATTACAGCGCAAGTCGTCGAAACACTAAAAGGGCAAAAAGAAGGGCGCGAGCTGCCTAAATTTGAGAAAGCAATGCTTTTTGGCGTCGGCTATGCTGGCACGATTGGTGGTTTTGCAACTTTAATTGGAACGCCGCCGACGATTATTTTTGCCGGCCAAGTGAGAGAGCTGTTTGGCATTGAAGTCTCGTTTGCTTCATGGATGCTGTTTGCCACGCCATTAATGCTTGTTGTTTTACTATTTACATGGTTTTATTTAGGCAGAATTGCCTTTAAAACAAAAATCAAAGAGCTGCCAGGCGGGAGAGAAGTGATTCAATCCGAAAGAAGCAAGCTTGGCCGCATTTCTTATGAAGAAGGCATCGTCGCTTGCGTGTTTGCCTTTGCCGCCTTTATGTGGATCACTAAAGATTTCTTCTGGAGCGGCGATAACGCAATGATTTTCCAACTTCCAGGGATTTCAGATGGCATGGTGGCGATCATGGCAACCATGTTCTTGTTCTTAATTCCTGGAAAAGCAAGCGCTCGCATTCTTGATTGGGCCGATTCAAGAGACATTCCATGGGGCGTGTTGCTCTTGTTTGGCGGCGGTTTGGCGATTGCAGCCGGTTTCCAATCAAGTGGTTTGTCCGTGTGGCTTGGCGAACAATTGACGGTGCTAGATGGCCTCCATATGTTGCTCATTATCGGTGGCGCAACGTTGCTTATTATGATGTTGACAGAAATCACATCGAACACGGCGACGGCGACAATGATCATGCCGATCGTCGCTTCGTTGGCAGTGGCGATCAATGTTCATCCATTTGCATTGATGGCGCCATGTGCGATTGCAGCAAACTGTGCATTCATGCTGCCAGTCGGAACGCCGCCGAATGCGATTATTTTCGGCACAGGCAAGGTGAAAATTATTGAAATGGTGCGAGCTGGTTTTTGGCTCAATGTCTTCTCAACGATTCTCATCGTGCTCGCTGTCTACATGTACTTGCCAATCGTCTTTGACATCGATTTAAGCGTTTTTCCAGATAGCTTGAGAGACTGA
- a CDS encoding ATP-binding cassette domain-containing protein, whose amino-acid sequence MKHIELEKVTVGFGRGKRRRQVLKSLSLRVGRGECLAIFGSEGAGKSTLFAIIAGLLELDEGEAVVGTYNLTNCSTEEKALMRREEIGVYSEEAPLLAELTVQENIAFLAALQQKKRNKAWLKEVAGHFGVSPLLALPTKELGHYDCQAVRLARAAAAEPAVFLVDGPIDLELFQKLQQWARKRQQTILFATSSYEEALWAPHIVELDNGAIREWGGSKC is encoded by the coding sequence TTGAAGCATATTGAGCTGGAGAAAGTGACAGTTGGATTTGGACGGGGGAAAAGACGCCGTCAAGTACTGAAAAGCCTTTCCTTGCGTGTGGGACGAGGCGAATGTTTGGCGATTTTTGGCAGCGAAGGCGCAGGAAAGTCGACGCTGTTTGCAATCATTGCTGGTCTTTTAGAGCTAGACGAAGGAGAAGCAGTCGTAGGAACATACAACTTAACGAATTGCAGCACGGAAGAAAAAGCCCTCATGCGCCGTGAGGAAATCGGCGTCTATAGCGAGGAAGCACCATTGCTCGCTGAATTAACTGTACAAGAAAACATCGCCTTTTTAGCTGCGTTGCAACAAAAAAAGCGCAACAAAGCGTGGCTTAAAGAAGTTGCTGGCCATTTTGGCGTTTCTCCGTTATTGGCACTTCCTACCAAAGAACTAGGGCATTATGATTGTCAGGCAGTTCGCCTTGCCCGGGCGGCTGCTGCTGAGCCAGCTGTCTTTTTAGTAGATGGCCCAATTGACCTGGAGTTGTTCCAAAAACTTCAGCAATGGGCGAGAAAACGTCAGCAAACGATTTTATTTGCGACGAGTTCGTATGAAGAGGCACTGTGGGCTCCTCATATCGTCGAGCTGGATAATGGCGCTATTCGTGAATGGGGAGGCAGCAAATGCTAA
- the ribD gene encoding bifunctional diaminohydroxyphosphoribosylaminopyrimidine deaminase/5-amino-6-(5-phosphoribosylamino)uracil reductase RibD — protein MHERYMRLALDNAKAMKGQTDPNPLVGCVLVKEGRIIGVGAHLKAGEAHAEINALRMAGSEAKGSTAYVTLEPCSHTGRTGPCAVALVEAGVKEVIIATLDPNPLVSGNGVRILEEGGVYVQTGILEKEAVQLNDVFNYSIVHRMPYVTLKAAVSMDGKIAAKSGDSKWITSSEARQDVHRLRTENQAIIVGVDTVLKDNPSLTARIANGRNPIRVIVDSHLRTPVDSIVTTDGLAPTWIFTAAEPKHLPEKQERLEKAGVRLVQTSGTTKVDLKEMMAYLYKESISSALLEAGGTLNAAFLEAQLVQKLIVYVAPKLIGGALAPTFLEGSGIGKMADALPLVFSEATQIGPDVKLTAYVISDKTAN, from the coding sequence ATGCATGAACGTTATATGAGATTAGCACTAGACAACGCTAAAGCAATGAAGGGGCAAACAGACCCAAATCCTCTTGTCGGCTGCGTGCTTGTAAAAGAAGGACGGATTATTGGCGTGGGCGCCCATTTGAAAGCTGGGGAAGCCCATGCAGAAATAAACGCGTTGCGCATGGCTGGCTCTGAAGCGAAAGGCAGCACTGCTTATGTTACGCTAGAGCCTTGTTCCCATACAGGGCGGACAGGTCCTTGCGCTGTCGCGTTAGTGGAAGCTGGCGTCAAGGAAGTGATAATTGCTACCCTTGATCCAAATCCCTTGGTCTCTGGTAATGGCGTACGTATCCTTGAGGAAGGCGGCGTCTATGTTCAAACCGGCATCTTGGAAAAAGAAGCGGTGCAGTTAAACGACGTGTTTAATTACTCGATTGTCCATCGTATGCCATACGTGACGCTAAAAGCAGCTGTCTCAATGGATGGAAAGATTGCTGCAAAATCAGGCGACAGCAAATGGATTACTTCCAGTGAAGCGCGCCAAGATGTCCACCGCCTGCGTACAGAAAACCAAGCGATTATCGTTGGTGTTGACACTGTTTTAAAAGACAACCCTTCATTGACGGCGCGAATTGCCAATGGTCGCAACCCGATCCGAGTGATTGTTGACTCCCATTTGCGCACACCTGTCGATTCAATTGTAACGACAGATGGCCTTGCCCCGACATGGATTTTTACGGCAGCGGAACCTAAGCATTTGCCAGAGAAGCAGGAGCGGCTGGAAAAGGCCGGCGTCCGCCTCGTACAAACGAGCGGGACAACGAAAGTCGATCTCAAGGAAATGATGGCGTATTTGTACAAAGAGTCGATTTCCTCTGCCCTTCTCGAAGCAGGGGGAACGTTGAATGCCGCTTTTCTTGAAGCCCAGCTTGTGCAAAAACTAATCGTCTATGTGGCGCCAAAGCTCATTGGCGGCGCATTGGCGCCAACCTTTTTAGAAGGAAGCGGCATTGGCAAAATGGCTGATGCGTTGCCGCTTGTTTTTAGTGAAGCCACGCAAATCGGGCCGGACGTAAAACTAACTGCCTATGTCATTTCAGATAAGACGGCGAACTAG
- a CDS encoding acyl-CoA/acyl-ACP dehydrogenase, translating to MQFDEKELTSLLEQELLPNVKAIDKGKYPGRFLKQLGGYGYFKSKGKSPQQRLQEEIEVVEQISSYCMTTGFLVWCQLAAITYIRHTSNAPLQAELLSRLENVEQLAGTGLSNPMKYYGGLEKLHLTAEKTEGGYLVSGALPSVSNLGEDHLFAIVALAEGKRRVMLMVNTHFDGLSLKDKSDYLGINGSGTYACRFNRVFVPSRFLIAEDADQFIPYIRPYFLAYQIPLGLGVAQASIAAIQKAQSRQFGCNSYLRPNPEQLLSKINQVKSQLLTVTKHIPSNTAEIAAIRLKSVYTALETCQTEMLHVGGPAYLKWSNSSRRLREAYFMVNLTPTVRHLEKLLGNEGSI from the coding sequence ATGCAGTTCGATGAAAAAGAGCTTACCAGTTTACTTGAACAGGAATTGTTGCCGAACGTCAAAGCAATTGATAAGGGCAAATACCCTGGTCGTTTTCTAAAACAGCTTGGCGGATATGGATATTTCAAATCAAAAGGAAAGTCTCCCCAACAACGTTTACAAGAGGAAATAGAAGTGGTGGAGCAAATCTCATCGTACTGTATGACAACAGGCTTTCTTGTTTGGTGTCAGTTGGCTGCGATTACGTACATCCGCCATACAAGCAATGCGCCTCTCCAAGCTGAACTTCTTAGTCGTTTGGAGAACGTTGAACAGTTGGCAGGCACCGGTTTATCAAACCCAATGAAATATTACGGGGGACTGGAGAAGCTGCATTTGACAGCGGAAAAAACAGAGGGAGGGTATCTGGTTTCCGGTGCCCTTCCTTCGGTTTCGAATCTTGGCGAGGATCATTTATTCGCCATAGTTGCCTTAGCAGAGGGCAAGCGAAGAGTCATGTTGATGGTAAATACTCATTTTGACGGGTTATCACTAAAAGACAAATCCGACTATTTAGGTATTAATGGTAGTGGAACATATGCCTGCCGATTTAATCGGGTATTTGTTCCTTCTCGTTTTCTTATCGCGGAAGACGCCGATCAATTTATACCGTATATCCGCCCTTATTTTTTAGCGTATCAAATCCCACTTGGCCTCGGCGTAGCTCAAGCTTCGATCGCAGCTATACAGAAGGCGCAGAGCCGTCAGTTTGGATGCAATTCATATTTACGGCCAAATCCGGAGCAGCTCCTTTCTAAAATCAACCAGGTAAAAAGTCAATTGCTAACTGTCACCAAACACATCCCTTCAAATACAGCGGAGATCGCAGCTATTCGGCTTAAATCCGTTTACACAGCATTGGAAACGTGCCAGACTGAAATGCTGCATGTAGGGGGACCTGCATACTTAAAATGGAGCAACTCTTCGCGGCGGTTGCGGGAAGCTTATTTTATGGTCAATTTAACGCCGACAGTAAGACATTTAGAAAAATTACTTGGAAATGAAGGAAGCATATAG
- a CDS encoding response regulator has protein sequence MIKVAVIEDDIDVARFHRLFLSKVAGFELIGEAHTLEQGIHLIQKQKPDLLLLDVFVGQENGLDVLKRIRAEDTNTDVILITSANDAKTVQTGSRYGVVDYLIKPFSFARFQEALNRYRASQLDANVSFTQQDVDRLLHKGGQRKVYALPKGIAKETAIRVLSCLIEADDWLAAAELEARTEISHVSLRKYMRFFEEEQLVEKELVYQSSGRPLQTYKASPEAALFLKASFI, from the coding sequence ATGATTAAAGTAGCGGTGATTGAAGATGATATCGATGTAGCAAGGTTTCACCGTCTTTTCTTAAGCAAAGTAGCCGGTTTTGAATTAATTGGAGAAGCCCACACGCTTGAACAAGGCATTCACTTGATCCAAAAACAAAAACCAGATCTGCTTTTGCTTGATGTGTTTGTCGGCCAGGAAAATGGCCTCGATGTATTAAAACGCATCCGCGCGGAAGACACGAATACGGATGTGATTCTAATTACATCCGCTAATGATGCAAAGACTGTGCAAACGGGTTCCCGATACGGCGTTGTCGATTATTTGATCAAGCCCTTTTCATTTGCCCGCTTTCAAGAAGCGTTAAACCGTTACCGTGCTAGCCAGCTAGACGCCAATGTATCCTTTACACAGCAAGATGTGGACAGGCTTCTTCATAAAGGCGGGCAGCGAAAAGTGTACGCGTTGCCTAAAGGCATTGCCAAGGAAACGGCTATTCGCGTACTGAGCTGCCTGATTGAAGCAGACGACTGGCTTGCCGCTGCAGAACTGGAAGCGCGCACGGAAATCTCCCATGTGTCGTTGCGTAAATACATGCGTTTCTTTGAAGAAGAACAGTTGGTTGAAAAAGAGCTCGTTTACCAAAGTTCCGGCAGGCCCTTGCAAACGTATAAAGCAAGTCCAGAAGCAGCCTTGTTTTTAAAAGCTAGTTTCATTTAA
- a CDS encoding ABC transporter substrate-binding protein: MKRIWKIGFVLMASASSLASCQNLPSTSEEKTIKIGYLPITHAAPLYYAHAHPEELDDNEHVELVRFGSWIDLMDALNTGRIDGATVLIELAMKAHEKGIDLKAVALGHKDGNAVVVGDDIQKTEDLVGKTVAIPHTLSSHNILLDDMLQASNLAYEAVNVVELPPPEMPSALSEGRISGYIVAEPFGALGVHLNAGHVLYQSEELWPDSLCCALVLRQDFLETYPELAQKLITNYAKGGLALEEHSHYDVHMDYLNIDEDVLELSLEWISYDDLMIEEQDYELLRRRMLELGLSEDPPAYEDFIDTSYLEGRN; the protein is encoded by the coding sequence ATGAAGCGCATTTGGAAAATTGGTTTTGTATTAATGGCGAGTGCCAGTTCATTGGCTTCTTGTCAGAATCTTCCCTCAACCTCGGAAGAAAAAACGATAAAAATTGGATATTTGCCTATAACCCATGCAGCCCCACTGTATTATGCCCATGCACATCCAGAAGAGTTAGATGACAATGAACACGTAGAACTTGTACGATTTGGCTCCTGGATTGATCTGATGGACGCCCTTAATACAGGTAGAATTGACGGGGCAACCGTCTTAATTGAACTCGCTATGAAAGCCCATGAGAAAGGCATTGATTTAAAAGCAGTTGCGTTAGGGCACAAAGATGGCAATGCGGTAGTTGTCGGAGATGATATTCAAAAAACGGAGGATTTAGTCGGCAAAACAGTAGCGATCCCTCATACTTTGTCTTCCCACAATATATTACTGGACGATATGCTGCAGGCCTCGAACCTTGCCTATGAAGCGGTCAATGTTGTGGAATTGCCTCCTCCAGAAATGCCTTCCGCCTTAAGCGAGGGGCGCATATCCGGTTATATTGTGGCAGAGCCTTTTGGCGCGTTGGGGGTTCATTTAAATGCAGGGCACGTGCTTTATCAGTCCGAAGAGCTTTGGCCCGATTCGCTATGCTGCGCCCTTGTATTAAGGCAGGATTTCCTTGAAACATATCCGGAGCTTGCGCAAAAACTCATCACAAATTATGCCAAAGGAGGGCTTGCCCTCGAAGAGCATAGCCATTATGACGTCCATATGGATTATCTAAATATAGATGAAGACGTATTGGAGCTATCTCTAGAATGGATTTCTTATGATGATTTAATGATTGAGGAACAAGACTATGAACTTCTTAGGCGACGCATGCTGGAGTTAGGATTGTCAGAGGATCCCCCTGCTTATGAAGATTTTATCGATACCAGTTACCTAGAAGGGAGAAACTAA
- a CDS encoding ABC transporter ATP-binding protein: MKEVSEIPTLIEMRNVGKAFPGKSGMNTILDNISLIVKKGEMISLLGESGCGKSTLLNLVGGFLTPTEGQVFVANKPVQTPNKKAVMLFQNYGLLPWRTVLKNVEIGLESMSLSKKDREERARSYLKIVGLDQHRHQFPKQLSGGMKQRVAIARALAIQPELILMDEPFAALDAFNRYFLQDELLRIQEQAKTTILLVTHDIDEAVYLSDRIVILDKHPGRIKTIIPIELGRPRDRSHSDFQTYRRRIFESFSLTAKKADIDFTI; encoded by the coding sequence TTGAAGGAGGTTTCAGAAATACCAACATTAATTGAGATGCGCAATGTAGGCAAAGCATTTCCTGGAAAATCAGGCATGAACACGATTCTTGATAATATTTCACTGATCGTTAAAAAAGGGGAAATGATTTCTCTTCTTGGTGAAAGCGGCTGCGGGAAAAGTACACTCCTCAATTTAGTAGGGGGGTTTTTAACACCGACAGAAGGACAAGTGTTTGTGGCAAACAAACCTGTCCAAACGCCAAACAAAAAAGCTGTCATGCTCTTTCAGAATTACGGCCTGCTTCCATGGCGGACCGTTTTAAAAAATGTTGAAATTGGACTGGAATCCATGTCGTTGTCTAAAAAAGACCGGGAAGAAAGGGCAAGATCTTATTTAAAAATAGTAGGGTTGGATCAACACCGCCATCAGTTTCCAAAGCAATTATCAGGGGGCATGAAACAGCGGGTGGCAATCGCCAGAGCACTTGCGATTCAACCTGAATTGATTTTAATGGATGAACCTTTTGCTGCGCTAGATGCCTTTAACCGTTATTTTTTGCAGGACGAATTATTGCGAATTCAAGAACAAGCAAAAACGACGATTTTGCTAGTGACTCATGATATTGATGAAGCCGTTTATTTATCGGATCGAATTGTCATTTTAGATAAACACCCTGGGCGGATCAAGACAATCATACCAATTGAGCTTGGACGCCCAAGAGACCGGAGCCACAGTGATTTTCAAACATATAGGCGGCGGATTTTTGAATCCTTCTCCCTAACGGCAAAGAAAGCAGATATAGACTTCACTATATAA
- a CDS encoding winged helix-turn-helix transcriptional regulator → MKERYKLPCNIAQTLNLVGDRWTLLILHEIMLGQSTFNDIKNHLEGISAKLLSDRLKYLEEVDLITSNLYSSHPPRYEYVLTEAGDDLEPVFYSLLLWGRKHLDRCYKKLVHTECGADIDMLYYCPSCQKTVQKDEMHTEAVD, encoded by the coding sequence ATAAAAGAACGCTACAAACTGCCGTGTAATATTGCCCAGACACTAAACCTAGTGGGAGATCGTTGGACATTGCTTATTCTTCATGAAATCATGCTTGGCCAGTCAACATTTAACGATATTAAAAATCATTTAGAAGGGATTTCTGCCAAGTTGTTATCAGATCGGCTCAAATATTTGGAAGAAGTAGATTTAATTACATCCAATCTGTATTCGAGTCATCCACCGCGCTATGAGTATGTATTAACGGAAGCAGGCGATGATCTTGAACCCGTGTTTTACTCTTTGCTTTTATGGGGAAGAAAACATCTAGACCGCTGCTATAAAAAGCTTGTTCACACGGAATGCGGGGCTGATATTGACATGCTTTACTACTGTCCTTCTTGCCAAAAGACCGTCCAAAAAGACGAAATGCACACCGAAGCCGTAGATTGA
- a CDS encoding GNAT family N-acetyltransferase — MAIPELDVSQPCVALVHQNIAVSICQSVCITNFAHEAGIETLKEYRGNGFAPAVVAAWAIAVRKLGCLPLYSTLAENHSSQSVASKLGLAYYGSNFTIA, encoded by the coding sequence GTGGCTATTCCTGAATTAGATGTGTCTCAACCTTGCGTTGCCCTTGTCCATCAAAATATAGCCGTTTCCATCTGCCAAAGCGTTTGTATTACCAATTTCGCGCATGAAGCGGGAATCGAAACATTAAAGGAATATCGCGGAAATGGGTTTGCGCCTGCCGTTGTTGCTGCCTGGGCGATCGCTGTACGGAAGTTGGGTTGTTTGCCATTATATAGCACGTTAGCGGAAAACCATTCCTCTCAAAGCGTTGCAAGTAAATTAGGTTTAGCCTACTATGGAAGTAATTTTACGATTGCTTGA
- a CDS encoding DUF4242 domain-containing protein, with product MGLFLVETTIDESLQTKEAFEKAVEHLKTTLNEGELIEVQVAADFHRAFFIIEANEQPALDQSLKEKSLKPLLTKEIRIVGQELEDVKKQREKINYLVEWNLPKDLTMDQYLARKKANSVHYAEVPEVKFSRTYVCEDMSKCLCFYDAPDDEAVKRARKVVKAPIDAITRISE from the coding sequence ATGGGCTTATTTTTAGTAGAAACCACCATTGATGAGAGCTTGCAAACCAAAGAGGCATTTGAAAAGGCAGTTGAACATTTAAAGACAACGTTGAATGAGGGCGAATTGATCGAGGTCCAAGTAGCAGCTGACTTTCATCGTGCTTTTTTCATTATTGAAGCAAACGAACAGCCCGCCTTGGATCAATCCTTAAAGGAAAAAAGTTTAAAACCGCTTCTAACAAAAGAAATCCGTATTGTCGGACAAGAGCTGGAAGACGTAAAAAAACAACGTGAAAAAATTAACTATTTGGTGGAGTGGAACTTACCAAAAGATTTAACGATGGACCAATATCTTGCTCGAAAAAAAGCCAATTCGGTTCACTATGCGGAAGTGCCTGAAGTTAAGTTTTCACGCACCTATGTTTGTGAAGATATGTCTAAATGCCTCTGCTTTTATGACGCTCCTGATGATGAAGCTGTCAAACGTGCACGAAAAGTGGTTAAGGCGCCAATTGATGCCATCACTCGTATTTCTGAATAA